A region from the Silene latifolia isolate original U9 population chromosome 7, ASM4854445v1, whole genome shotgun sequence genome encodes:
- the LOC141592412 gene encoding large ribosomal subunit protein uL18-like — MAFVKAQKSNSYFKRFQVKLKRRRAGKTDYRARTRLINQDKNKYNTPKYRFVVRFTNKDIVAQIISASIAGDIVLASAYAHELPRYGLEVGLSNYAAAYCTGLLLARRVLKMLEMDEEYEGNVEASGEDFSVEPADTRRPFRSLLDVGLVRTTTGNRVFGALKGALDGGLDIPHSDKRFAGYGKDSKQLDAEVHRKYIYGGHIASYMKTLIEDEPEKYQSHFSEYIKKGIEADDMEALYKKVHAAIRADPSVKKSEKQPPQAHKRYNAKKLTYEERKAKLVERLNKLNAAVGAADDDDDEEDDD, encoded by the exons ATG GCCTTCGTGAAGGCACAAAAGAGTAATTCCTACTTCAAACGTTTCCAAGTCAAGTTGAAGAGAAGAAGAG CGGGAAAGACTGATTACCGAGCAAGGACCCGTCTCATTAACCAAGACAAGAACAAGTACAACACTCCTAAGTACCGCTTTGTTGTTCGTTTT ACCAACAAAGATATTGTTGCCCAAATTATTTCCGCTAGCATAGCTGGTGATATTGTGCTTGCTTCTGCATATGCTCACGAGCTTCCTCGGTATGGACTTGAAGTTGGACTTTCAAACTATGCTGCAG CATACTGCACTGGACTTTTACTTGCCCGAAGGGTTTTGAAGATGCTTGAGATGGACGAAGAATATGAAGGCAATGTTGAG GCTAGTGGCGAAGATTTCTCTGTTGAGCCAGCTGATACCAGGAGGCCCTTCCGTTCTCTGCTTGATGTTGGTCTTGTGAGGACAACCACTGGAAACCGCGTTTTTGGTGCTCTTAAG GGTGCATTAGATGGAGGCTTGGATATTCCCCACAGTGACAAGAGGTTTGCTGGGTATGGAAAGGACAGCAAGCAGCTTGATGCTGAGGTGCACCGCAAGTACATCTATGGTGGTCACATTGCTTCATACATGAAG ACTTTGATTGAAGATGAACCCGAGAAGTATCAATCTCACTTTAGTGAGTACATCAAGAAGGGTATTGAGGCTGATGACATGGAGGCATTATACAAGAAGGTTCACGCTGCTATCCGTGCTGATCCTAGTGTCAAAAAGTCCGAGAAACAGCCACCACAGGCTCATAAGAG ATATAACGCAAAGAAGCTGACATATGAGGAGAGGAAAGCCAAGTTGGTAGAACGGTTGAATAAGCTGAATGCTGCTGTTGGGGCtgctgatgacgatgatgatgaggaagatgatgattag